The stretch of DNA GCGCCCGGCATCCGCGATCTCGAAGCCGGCGATCATGCGCAGCAGCGTGGTCTTGCCGCAGCCCGACGGCCCGAGCAGGGCGAAGAACTCCTCGGCGCCGACGCCGAGGCCGACCCCGTCGACGGCGAGGAGCGAGCCGAACCGCCTGGTCAGGCGCTCGACCGTGAGGATGTCGCCTCCGGCCGGGGTCATGACCGGACCTCCTCGTTCGGCGAGAGCCGCTGGGCGGCGAACAGGAGCGTGCAGGTGACGAGCAGCGTCAGGGTGGCCAGCGCATTGATCTCCGGCGTCACGCCGAAGCGGATCATGGCGTAGATCTGCATCGGCAGGGTCGTCGAGGCCGCCCCTGCCCCGGCGGTGAAATAGGCGATGATGAACTCGTCGACCGAGAGGGTGAAGGCGAGCAGCGCGGCGGCGACCACGCCCGGCAGGATCGAGGGCAGCACCACCTTGAAGAAGGTGCGCGGCCCGCTCGCCCCGAGGTCGGCAGAGGCCTCCACCAGCGCGAAGTCGAAATGCTTCAGGCGGGTGCGCACCATCATGCAGACATAGGCGACGTCGAAGGTGACGTGCGAGAGCACGATCGAATAGAGCCCGAGCGTCATCTGCAGCGCCGTGAAGAAAGACAGGAGCGCGATGGCGAGCACGATGTCCGGGATGATCAAAGGCATGGTCAGCACCGCATCGAGCAGCCCGGCGCCGCGCCGGCGCCCCCGGGCCTCCACGGCGAAGGCGAGCAGGGTGCCGAGGACCGTGGCGATGGCGGTGACGCAGACCGCGACGACAAGGCTGTTCCACCCGGCATGGAGGATCTTGGGCGAGGCGGCGAGCGCCGCATACCACCGGGTCGAGAAGCCGGACCACACGGTCGGCAGGCCGGCCTCGTTGAAGCTCAGGAGCACGACGACGGCGATCGGCCCGTAGAGGAAGGCATAGACCAGCCACAGATGCGCCCGGAGGCCGCGGGCCGGCAGGCCGAGCGTGTTCCTCATGCCGCAGCTCCCCGGCGGGCCGCTCGTCCGGCCAGGGCGGCCTGGGCGAAAAGCAGGAGCATCATCACGGCGATCAGCACCAGGGCCAGGGCAGCGCCGAACGGCCAGTCCCGGGCGGTGAGGAATTGATCATAGATCAGATTGCCGATCATCTGGACCTGGCCGCCGCCGAGCAGGTCGGCGGTGACGAAATTGCCGATGGACAGGACGAAGATGAAGACGGCGCCGGTGGCGATGCCCGGCAGGGTGAGGGGCAGCATCACCTTGACGAAGGTGCGCGCGAGCCCGGCGCCGAGATCGGCCGAGGCTTCGAGCAGCGCGCGGTCGAGGCGGCTGATCGAGGTGTAGATCGAGAGCACGACGAAGGGCAGGTAGGAATAGACGAGGCCGAGCACCACGGCGGGCTCGCTGTAGAGCATGTCGAGCGGTTCGGCCGTGATCCCGCTCGCGACAAGGGCGCCGTTGGCCAGGCCCTTGCGGTTGAGCAGCACCATCCAGGCATAGGTGCGGATGAGGTAATTGGTCCAGAACGGCAGCATCACCAGGAAGAGCAGCAGCGTGTGCCGCCGGGCGGGCGCCAGCGAGATGGCCAGGGCGGCGGGATAAGCCAGGATCACCGCCACGACGGTGGCCGCCAGCGCGACGCGGGCCGAGCCGAGGAAGACCTCGACATAGAGCGGGTCGAGGACCCGGGCAAAGTTGTCCAGGGTCCGCGCCTCGTAGTCGATGCCGCCATAGATGCCACGCTCGAAGAAGGCGTTGACGAACAGCACGCCGCAGGGAACGAGCAGGAACAGCGCGATCCATCCGAGGCCCGGCGCGGCCAGCAGCATTCGCGACCATCGCGAGGTGATCATGGGCGGTTGCCCGGTTCCCCTCTCCCTCTCACTTCGCCGCCATGATCTCCGTGACAGCGCGGGCATAGTCCTTCTGGGTCTTGCCGACGTCGAGGAGCTGCTCCTGCTTCAGGAGCTCGGCCGGCGTCATCGCCAGGTTCGGGTATTTTTCGAACAATGCCTTGTCGAGGCTCTCCATGCCGGCCTTGTTCGGCGTC from Labrys wisconsinensis encodes:
- a CDS encoding ABC transporter permease codes for the protein MRNTLGLPARGLRAHLWLVYAFLYGPIAVVVLLSFNEAGLPTVWSGFSTRWYAALAASPKILHAGWNSLVVAVCVTAIATVLGTLLAFAVEARGRRRGAGLLDAVLTMPLIIPDIVLAIALLSFFTALQMTLGLYSIVLSHVTFDVAYVCMMVRTRLKHFDFALVEASADLGASGPRTFFKVVLPSILPGVVAAALLAFTLSVDEFIIAYFTAGAGAASTTLPMQIYAMIRFGVTPEINALATLTLLVTCTLLFAAQRLSPNEEVRS
- a CDS encoding ABC transporter permease encodes the protein MITSRWSRMLLAAPGLGWIALFLLVPCGVLFVNAFFERGIYGGIDYEARTLDNFARVLDPLYVEVFLGSARVALAATVVAVILAYPAALAISLAPARRHTLLLFLVMLPFWTNYLIRTYAWMVLLNRKGLANGALVASGITAEPLDMLYSEPAVVLGLVYSYLPFVVLSIYTSISRLDRALLEASADLGAGLARTFVKVMLPLTLPGIATGAVFIFVLSIGNFVTADLLGGGQVQMIGNLIYDQFLTARDWPFGAALALVLIAVMMLLLFAQAALAGRAARRGAAA